One genomic region from Rubinisphaera margarita encodes:
- a CDS encoding helix-turn-helix domain-containing protein: MNTFDLENERGLLTRAQLAKRLRVSQPTVKGLTDQGMPHIRIGRQFRYDYGEVLKWLKAKSIGT, encoded by the coding sequence ATGAATACTTTCGATCTTGAGAATGAGCGGGGATTATTGACGCGTGCCCAACTGGCGAAGCGGCTTCGCGTGTCTCAGCCAACCGTGAAGGGCTTAACCGATCAAGGAATGCCACACATCCGAATCGGTCGGCAGTTCAGGTACGACTACGGCGAAGTGCTGAAGTGGCTGAAGGCGAAGTCAATTGGAACGTGA